A stretch of Myceligenerans xiligouense DNA encodes these proteins:
- a CDS encoding DUF421 domain-containing protein produces the protein MRELLGITPLEAAAVVLATMGMYAALVVLVRLLGQRMLAGLSAFDLAAIIGIGSIMGRAALGEAPRLAGGVIALSTLAACQLVTSRIGGWGARAITTRPVVLMAGPEIVERNLRRCRVAPHELAGRLRQAGIRNVDEVAMAVLEPSGTISVTRRGEPVSPFLLDGVDGAELVRRSSRRAG, from the coding sequence GTGAGAGAACTCCTGGGGATCACGCCGCTCGAGGCGGCCGCCGTGGTGCTGGCGACCATGGGCATGTACGCGGCCCTGGTCGTGCTGGTGCGGCTGCTCGGGCAGCGCATGCTGGCCGGGCTGTCGGCGTTCGACCTGGCTGCCATCATCGGGATCGGCTCCATCATGGGCCGCGCCGCCCTCGGCGAGGCGCCGCGCCTGGCCGGCGGCGTCATCGCACTGTCCACGCTGGCGGCGTGTCAGCTCGTGACGAGCCGCATCGGCGGCTGGGGCGCCCGCGCGATCACGACGCGTCCGGTGGTGCTGATGGCCGGGCCCGAGATCGTGGAGCGCAACCTGCGGCGCTGCCGGGTGGCCCCGCACGAGCTGGCCGGGCGGCTGCGGCAGGCCGGGATCCGGAACGTCGACGAGGTCGCCATGGCGGTGCTGGAGCCGTCCGGGACCATCAGCGTCACCCGCCGCGGGGAGCCCGTCTCCCCCTTTCTGCTCGACGGCGTGGACGGCGCGGAACTGGTCCGCCGGTCTTCGCGCCGGGCCGGGTAG
- the rpe gene encoding ribulose-phosphate 3-epimerase produces MSALIAPSILSADFMNLESELRRIADADFAHVDVMDNHFVPNLTLGLPVFERLTKVSPVPVDAHLMIEDPDRWAPAYAEAGAASVTFHAEAARAPVRLARELRRLGSRAGVALRPATPVEPFLDLLAEVDMILVMTVEPGFGGQSFIEGTLPKIRRARRAIGESGLDVWVQVDGGISRDTIDRAADAGANVFVAGSAVYGADDASAEIATLRDLASVHLH; encoded by the coding sequence ATGAGCGCCCTCATCGCACCGAGCATCCTGTCGGCAGACTTCATGAACCTGGAGAGCGAGTTGCGGCGCATCGCGGATGCCGACTTCGCGCACGTGGACGTGATGGACAACCACTTCGTGCCGAACCTGACTCTCGGCCTGCCCGTGTTCGAGCGGCTGACGAAGGTGTCGCCGGTGCCCGTGGACGCGCACCTGATGATCGAGGACCCGGACCGCTGGGCGCCCGCCTACGCCGAGGCCGGCGCCGCGTCGGTGACGTTCCACGCCGAGGCCGCCCGGGCACCCGTGCGCCTCGCCCGGGAGCTGCGGCGTCTGGGTTCCCGCGCCGGCGTCGCGCTGCGGCCCGCGACGCCCGTGGAGCCGTTCCTGGACCTGCTGGCCGAGGTCGACATGATCCTCGTCATGACCGTCGAGCCCGGGTTCGGCGGGCAGTCGTTCATCGAGGGCACGCTGCCCAAGATCCGGCGCGCGCGGCGGGCGATCGGCGAGTCCGGCCTCGACGTGTGGGTGCAGGTCGACGGCGGCATCTCCCGCGACACCATCGACCGCGCCGCCGACGCGGGTGCGAACGTGTTCGTCGCCGGCTCGGCCGTCTACGGGGCGGACGACGCGTCCGCCGAGATCGCGACCCTGCGGGACCTGGCCTCCGTCCACCTCCACTGA
- a CDS encoding RsmB/NOP family class I SAM-dependent RNA methyltransferase, whose protein sequence is MNHHGEHDHGRTPQGPGGHRRADAGDDRRDARGRQRSASRSRGERSGSRQAPGRRAKRTDPARTAAFDVLREVDESDAYANLVLPPLLADRRIRGRDAGFATELTYGTLRMRGRYDAVLADCVDRPLTELDAGVLDVLRLGAHQLLGMRVPAHAAVSETVALARANVGAGPAQFVNAVLRRVSEASLDEWLARIEAGAPDALTGLAAVESHPLWVVRSLREALAGHGRDPGEIGDLLAADNAPPRVTLVARPGLVDVSDDGAWHDADLVPGRWAPTALVLDGSDPGGVPAVRDGRAGVQDEGSQLVTLALAGVTLDGASSDAGQELSTSRPERWLDLCAGPGGKAALLAALAARQGATLVANEVQPHRARLVERALDAVPEGVVEEVRTGDGREVGTDEPGAYDRVLVDAPCTGLGALRRRPESRWRRTPADLATLTGLQRELLASALDAVRPGGVVAYVTCSPVLAETQLVVTDVLRKRDDVERLDTPWAVRSVLRRGPDGTTPDLPLPAGAAARDDVQLWPHVHGTDAMHLTLLRKR, encoded by the coding sequence ATGAACCACCACGGCGAGCACGACCACGGCCGCACCCCGCAGGGCCCCGGCGGCCACCGCCGGGCCGACGCCGGCGACGACCGCCGCGACGCTCGCGGTCGCCAGCGGTCGGCCTCCCGGTCCCGGGGCGAGCGGTCCGGCTCCCGCCAGGCGCCCGGCCGGCGGGCCAAACGCACCGACCCCGCACGCACCGCCGCGTTCGACGTGCTGCGCGAGGTCGACGAGTCCGACGCCTACGCCAACCTCGTCCTGCCGCCGCTGCTCGCGGACCGGCGCATCCGCGGCCGCGACGCCGGGTTCGCGACCGAGCTGACCTACGGCACGCTGCGGATGCGCGGCCGGTACGACGCCGTCCTGGCCGACTGCGTGGACCGGCCCCTGACCGAGCTCGACGCGGGCGTGCTCGACGTGCTGCGTCTGGGCGCGCACCAGTTGCTGGGGATGCGGGTGCCCGCCCACGCCGCCGTGTCCGAGACGGTGGCGCTCGCCCGGGCGAACGTGGGTGCGGGGCCGGCGCAGTTCGTCAACGCGGTGCTGCGCCGCGTGTCGGAGGCGAGCCTGGACGAGTGGCTGGCACGGATCGAGGCGGGAGCCCCGGACGCGCTCACCGGGCTCGCCGCGGTCGAGTCGCACCCGCTGTGGGTGGTGCGGTCGCTGCGCGAGGCGCTGGCCGGGCACGGCCGCGACCCGGGTGAGATCGGCGACCTGCTGGCCGCCGACAACGCACCGCCGCGGGTGACGCTCGTCGCCCGGCCGGGCCTGGTCGACGTGTCCGACGACGGCGCCTGGCACGACGCCGACCTGGTGCCCGGCCGCTGGGCACCCACCGCGCTCGTGCTGGACGGCAGCGACCCGGGCGGGGTGCCCGCGGTGCGCGACGGGCGCGCCGGCGTGCAGGACGAGGGATCCCAGCTCGTCACGCTCGCCCTCGCGGGCGTGACGCTGGACGGTGCGTCCTCGGACGCCGGCCAGGAGCTGTCCACGAGCCGGCCCGAGCGCTGGCTCGACCTGTGCGCCGGACCGGGCGGCAAGGCCGCCCTGCTCGCCGCGCTGGCCGCGCGGCAGGGCGCGACGCTCGTCGCGAACGAGGTGCAGCCGCACCGGGCCCGTCTGGTGGAGCGCGCGCTGGACGCCGTCCCCGAGGGCGTGGTCGAGGAGGTGCGCACCGGCGACGGCCGCGAGGTGGGCACCGACGAGCCCGGCGCCTACGACCGGGTGCTCGTCGACGCGCCCTGCACGGGCCTCGGCGCGCTGCGCCGCCGGCCCGAGTCCCGCTGGCGGCGCACGCCCGCGGACCTGGCGACGCTCACGGGCCTGCAGCGCGAACTGCTGGCGTCCGCGCTCGACGCGGTGCGGCCCGGCGGCGTGGTCGCCTACGTGACGTGCTCGCCGGTCCTGGCCGAGACGCAGCTCGTGGTGACGGACGTGCTGCGCAAGCGGGACGACGTCGAACGCCTCGACACCCCGTGGGCGGTGCGGTCGGTGCTGCGCCGCGGGCCCGACGGCACGACGCCGGACCTCCCGCTGCCCGCCGGCGCCGCCGCCCGCGACGACGTCCAGCTGTGGCCGCACGTCCACGGCACGGACGCGATGCACCTGACGCTGCTGCGCAAGCGCTGA
- the fmt gene encoding methionyl-tRNA formyltransferase, with the protein MRLLFAGTPEPAVASLEALIASRHEVVAVLTRADAPAGRGRKLTPSPVRVRAEEAGIPVLTGRPRGEEFLGTLRELDVDAAPVVAYGHLLRPDVLAVPRLGWVNLHFSVLPAWRGAAPVQHAVIAGDEVTGATTFLLDEGMDTGPVLGTTTEAIRPTDTSGDLLGRLAVSGAELLVRTLDALEDGTLSARPQSADGASVAPKLTTADAEIRWDVPAVAVDRRIRGCTPAPGAWTTLPDGDPGGAGSGARLGLGPVTPVPDVTDLAPGQVRAEKKRVLAGTATHAVALGEVTPPGRKPMPAPDWARGAGRTRIDAGLVLGGPGVRA; encoded by the coding sequence GTGCGTCTCCTGTTTGCCGGAACCCCCGAACCCGCCGTCGCCTCGCTCGAGGCACTGATCGCCTCCCGGCACGAGGTGGTGGCCGTGCTCACGCGTGCGGACGCGCCCGCGGGCCGCGGCCGCAAGCTCACCCCGAGCCCGGTCCGGGTCCGGGCCGAGGAGGCGGGGATCCCCGTGCTCACCGGCCGGCCCCGCGGTGAGGAGTTCCTCGGCACGCTCCGCGAGCTCGACGTCGACGCCGCACCCGTGGTCGCCTACGGGCACCTCCTGCGCCCCGACGTCCTGGCCGTCCCGCGTCTGGGCTGGGTCAACCTGCACTTCTCGGTCCTGCCCGCGTGGCGCGGTGCGGCCCCCGTGCAGCACGCCGTCATCGCCGGGGACGAGGTGACCGGGGCCACCACCTTCCTGCTCGACGAGGGGATGGACACCGGCCCCGTGCTCGGCACCACCACCGAGGCGATCCGGCCCACCGACACCTCCGGCGATCTGCTCGGCCGCCTCGCCGTCTCCGGCGCGGAGCTGCTCGTGCGCACCCTCGACGCGCTGGAGGACGGCACCCTCTCCGCGCGGCCCCAGTCCGCCGACGGCGCCTCGGTCGCCCCGAAACTCACGACCGCGGACGCCGAGATCCGCTGGGACGTGCCCGCCGTGGCGGTCGACCGGAGGATCCGCGGCTGCACGCCGGCACCCGGGGCGTGGACCACGCTGCCCGACGGCGACCCGGGCGGGGCCGGCAGCGGCGCCCGGCTCGGCCTGGGGCCGGTCACGCCCGTCCCGGACGTCACGGACCTCGCGCCGGGCCAGGTCCGCGCCGAGAAGAAGCGCGTCCTGGCCGGGACCGCCACCCACGCCGTCGCGCTCGGGGAGGTCACCCCACCGGGAAGGAAACCCATGCCCGCCCCCGACTGGGCACGTGGCGCCGGGCGCACCCGGATCGACGCCGGCCTGGTGCTCGGCGGGCCGGGGGTGCGGGCATGA